One segment of Apus apus isolate bApuApu2 chromosome 1, bApuApu2.pri.cur, whole genome shotgun sequence DNA contains the following:
- the IMMP2L gene encoding mitochondrial inner membrane protease subunit 2 isoform X6, giving the protein MAQAQGLGKRYMKAFLKGFFVAVPVTVTFLDRVACVARVEGASMQPSLNPGGRQASDVVLLNHWSIRNYDVQRGDIVSLVHVMLY; this is encoded by the exons atgGCACAGGCTCAAGGTTTGGGGAAGAGATATATGAAAGCCTTTTTGAAAGGTTTCTTTGTTGCTGTTCCAGTAACAGTGACTTTCCTGGACAGAGTTGCCTGCGTAGCAAGGGTGGAAGGAGCATCAATGCAG ccttctttgAATCCTGGGGGAAGACAAGCATCTGATGTAGTGCTCTTAAACCACTGGAGCATTCGAAATTATGATGTACAACGTGGGGACATTGTATCATTGGT